A portion of the Halopelagius inordinatus genome contains these proteins:
- a CDS encoding thioredoxin domain-containing protein: MRTSRRALLAATGGALAATAGCLGSLPGSSGGAKPSCDVGEQETVQELPHPTLGPDDAPVTVDAYEDFACPHCATYSTDIFPQIREDYVASGDVQYRFFDFPLPVNEQWSWGGAVAARAVQDRTDSETFFEYAESLFEEQDQLTSSGHQLVHDAAEDHDVDGCQVMAAVEQDTYRPVVEAGRTRATENGYSSTPTVVVGGEALDAYSYDAISSAIERKL; this comes from the coding sequence ATGCGAACGAGTCGACGCGCCCTCCTCGCCGCGACGGGTGGCGCACTCGCTGCCACGGCCGGTTGCCTCGGAAGCCTCCCCGGTTCGTCGGGCGGCGCAAAGCCCTCCTGCGACGTCGGAGAGCAAGAGACGGTGCAGGAACTCCCGCACCCGACGCTCGGACCCGACGACGCGCCCGTGACGGTGGACGCCTACGAGGACTTCGCGTGCCCGCACTGCGCGACGTACAGCACCGACATCTTCCCGCAGATACGCGAAGACTACGTCGCCTCGGGCGACGTCCAGTACCGCTTTTTCGACTTCCCGCTTCCAGTGAACGAGCAGTGGTCGTGGGGCGGTGCCGTCGCCGCGCGGGCCGTCCAAGACCGGACCGACTCGGAGACGTTCTTCGAGTACGCCGAGTCGCTGTTCGAAGAGCAGGACCAACTCACGAGTTCGGGCCACCAACTCGTCCACGACGCCGCGGAGGACCACGACGTGGACGGCTGTCAGGTCATGGCCGCCGTCGAACAGGACACGTACCGACCGGTCGTCGAGGCGGGTCGAACCCGCGCCACCGAGAACGGCTACAGTTCGACGCCCACCGTCGTCGTCGGCGGCGAGGCGTTGGACGCCTACAGCTACGACGCCATCTCGTCGGCCATCGAACGCAAGCTGTAA
- a CDS encoding MFS transporter, with translation MDGRRSERVRLALAVWAVLVSQVLVYPGVSDLVVALGGSGDVNAGMWFLVAEFAAFVVFAGVWGAASDALGRRKPLVVLGALGGAGGYLLLVAASALGLPFSAILLIRALGGAMTIGAFSLSMTALADLSGGNGRNMGAAGIAIGLGAALGSVVGGLLADVDPFYPLYGATFLLFATAVVVATAPDRTPDGVRIRLGPALSRLSEKPVLAVPYAFGFIDRMTAGFFALVGVYYFRETFGLDAFGAGLALAAFFLPFALLQYPSGILSDRIGRFTPVVVGSVCFGLSIVAVGLAPTLGLAVAAMVVVGGFGALVAPATMALVTDVAAPEERGAALGGFNVFGSLGFLAGFVVGGVATSTAGYLAAFLAVGLSEVAIALVAARAVSRLAPSRTGGQSLSADD, from the coding sequence ATGGACGGACGACGGAGCGAACGCGTGCGTCTTGCCCTCGCCGTGTGGGCGGTGTTGGTCTCGCAGGTGCTCGTCTACCCCGGCGTCTCTGACCTCGTCGTCGCCCTCGGCGGGTCGGGTGACGTGAACGCGGGGATGTGGTTTCTCGTGGCGGAGTTCGCGGCGTTCGTCGTCTTCGCCGGCGTCTGGGGGGCCGCGAGCGACGCTCTCGGACGGCGTAAACCGCTCGTCGTCCTCGGCGCACTCGGCGGGGCGGGCGGCTATCTCCTCCTCGTCGCCGCCTCCGCTCTCGGACTCCCGTTTTCCGCGATACTCCTGATTCGCGCCCTCGGCGGAGCGATGACTATCGGCGCGTTCTCGCTGTCTATGACCGCGCTCGCGGACCTCTCGGGCGGCAACGGCCGCAACATGGGCGCGGCGGGCATCGCCATCGGTCTCGGGGCGGCGCTCGGGTCCGTCGTCGGTGGGCTACTCGCCGACGTAGACCCGTTTTATCCGCTGTACGGCGCGACGTTTCTCCTCTTTGCCACCGCGGTGGTGGTCGCGACGGCCCCCGACCGGACGCCCGACGGCGTCCGGATTCGGCTCGGTCCCGCGCTGTCCCGACTGAGCGAGAAGCCAGTGCTCGCTGTCCCCTACGCGTTCGGGTTCATCGACCGCATGACGGCCGGATTCTTCGCGCTCGTCGGCGTCTACTACTTCCGCGAGACGTTCGGACTCGACGCGTTCGGGGCGGGCCTCGCACTCGCGGCGTTCTTCCTACCCTTCGCACTCCTACAGTATCCGTCCGGTATCCTCTCGGACCGCATCGGTCGGTTCACGCCCGTCGTCGTCGGCTCCGTCTGTTTCGGGCTCTCCATCGTCGCCGTCGGACTCGCGCCGACGCTCGGACTCGCCGTGGCCGCGATGGTCGTCGTCGGCGGGTTCGGCGCACTCGTCGCCCCGGCGACGATGGCGCTCGTCACCGACGTGGCCGCCCCCGAGGAACGCGGGGCGGCGCTCGGCGGCTTCAACGTCTTCGGCAGTCTCGGCTTTCTCGCCGGGTTCGTCGTCGGGGGCGTCGCCACCAGCACGGCGGGCTACCTCGCGGCGTTTCTCGCCGTCGGGCTCTCCGAAGTCGCCATCGCCCTCGTCGCCGCGCGGGCGGTCAGTCGACTCGCACCCTCGCGGACCGGCGGGCAGTCGCTCTCGGCGGACGACTGA
- a CDS encoding DUF7501 family protein: MSESETPSVVAYSWDDPSVCPFCRTELDDPGEGFVTHIGESPVCREGFDQWRSSVSNDIGGEWSG, from the coding sequence ATGTCCGAGTCAGAAACTCCCTCGGTGGTGGCGTACAGTTGGGACGACCCGAGCGTCTGTCCGTTCTGTCGGACCGAGTTGGACGACCCCGGAGAGGGGTTCGTGACTCACATCGGAGAGAGCCCCGTCTGCCGGGAGGGGTTCGACCAGTGGCGAAGTTCCGTCTCGAACGACATCGGCGGCGAGTGGTCCGGATAG
- a CDS encoding ArsR/SmtB family transcription factor — protein MTGTNDSDGAPVNVERWGDTVTDDAPPTDQLFKVLANTTRRRTLWLLLDDPRTTVSELADTLVGWWATENAVVAPEDRERVATALFHVHLPILEDSGLVRFDSDDGEIRLSALSEPVRDLIRLGYRYEQVTGAP, from the coding sequence ATGACAGGGACGAACGACTCAGACGGAGCACCCGTGAACGTCGAACGGTGGGGAGACACCGTCACTGACGACGCGCCGCCGACCGACCAGTTGTTCAAAGTGCTCGCAAACACTACGAGACGACGGACGCTGTGGTTGCTCTTGGACGACCCCCGGACGACGGTATCGGAGTTGGCGGACACGCTGGTCGGGTGGTGGGCCACAGAGAACGCCGTCGTCGCCCCCGAGGACCGAGAGCGAGTCGCGACGGCGCTGTTTCACGTCCACCTGCCGATACTCGAAGACAGCGGCCTCGTTCGGTTCGACTCCGACGACGGCGAGATACGACTGTCTGCGCTCTCCGAACCGGTCCGCGACCTGATTCGACTCGGCTACCGATACGAACAGGTGACGGGGGCCCCGTAG
- a CDS encoding EamA family transporter — MNYMLWAVLALVAYSLVAPLMSIATTGSPKIPSNVAALMANTVLVAATVGVVVYNDSDAVSYLSHPKAKYVLFAGICLTVGILAYYRALSMGPVSIVSPVFGMFLVLSSVIGIVFLNESLTARKMLGIGLALVAVYLVSVE; from the coding sequence ATGAACTATATGCTGTGGGCGGTTCTCGCTCTCGTCGCCTACTCACTCGTCGCGCCCCTGATGAGCATCGCTACGACGGGGTCGCCGAAGATACCGAGCAACGTCGCCGCGTTGATGGCGAACACCGTTCTCGTCGCCGCCACCGTCGGCGTCGTCGTCTACAACGACAGCGACGCCGTCTCGTATCTCTCACATCCGAAAGCGAAGTACGTCCTCTTTGCGGGCATCTGCCTCACCGTCGGCATACTCGCGTACTACCGCGCCCTCTCGATGGGGCCCGTGAGTATCGTCTCGCCCGTCTTCGGGATGTTCCTCGTTCTCAGTTCCGTCATCGGAATCGTCTTCCTGAACGAGTCGCTCACCGCCCGCAAGATGCTCGGAATCGGTCTCGCTCTCGTCGCCGTCTACCTCGTCAGCGTCGAGTAG
- a CDS encoding polymer-forming cytoskeletal protein: MTTTALTRKLLAILAVFVLLVGTTGVVSAQTDTPFGGAITVEAGETHEGDLRVAGGSVVVAGTVDGSLQVAAGRVVVTDTGRVTGDVAAAAGSVTIDGAVDGDVSVGTASLVVGDAAVVGGSLEAGAADARIDGTVAGDVTVGADTFVVGPGADIGGDVVYDAGTVTVSEEATVGGTVTRDDTLGQTAPVFDGRSGATSAVSTALVALYGFFANLVLGALLLAVAPGFARRVTDVATTEAAKSAGVGLLALVGVPVVLVLLVVTVVGIPLSVAGFAAFGLVLWAAAVYGALVLGTWLLSLADYDQRWVALFVGVFLVSLAGLLPFGGVVQFAALVVGLGAFALALRDRMPDDDEGGDATVREEPPTEGSQPV, from the coding sequence ATGACCACTACTGCCCTCACGCGAAAACTCCTCGCGATACTCGCGGTGTTCGTCCTCCTCGTCGGCACCACGGGCGTCGTGAGCGCTCAGACAGACACCCCGTTCGGCGGCGCTATCACCGTCGAAGCGGGCGAAACACACGAGGGTGACCTCCGAGTCGCCGGCGGGTCCGTCGTCGTCGCCGGAACGGTAGACGGGAGTCTCCAAGTCGCCGCCGGACGCGTCGTCGTGACCGACACCGGCCGCGTCACCGGAGACGTCGCTGCGGCCGCGGGCTCGGTCACTATCGACGGCGCAGTCGACGGCGACGTCTCCGTCGGAACCGCCTCGCTCGTCGTCGGCGACGCCGCCGTCGTCGGCGGTTCGCTCGAAGCGGGAGCCGCAGACGCCCGAATCGACGGGACCGTCGCGGGCGACGTGACGGTCGGAGCGGACACGTTCGTCGTCGGCCCCGGAGCCGATATCGGCGGCGACGTAGTGTACGACGCCGGAACCGTCACCGTCTCCGAGGAGGCCACCGTCGGCGGCACCGTCACCCGAGACGACACGCTCGGCCAGACCGCGCCCGTCTTCGACGGACGGAGCGGTGCCACGAGCGCAGTCTCTACGGCTCTCGTAGCCCTCTACGGGTTCTTCGCGAACCTCGTCCTCGGCGCACTCCTGCTCGCCGTCGCTCCCGGGTTCGCGCGCCGCGTCACCGACGTCGCGACGACCGAGGCGGCAAAGAGCGCGGGCGTCGGACTGCTAGCACTCGTCGGTGTGCCCGTCGTCCTCGTCTTGCTCGTGGTGACCGTCGTGGGCATCCCCCTCTCCGTGGCCGGGTTCGCCGCCTTCGGGCTGGTCCTGTGGGCCGCGGCCGTCTACGGGGCTCTCGTCCTCGGGACCTGGCTCCTGTCGCTCGCGGACTACGACCAGCGGTGGGTCGCCCTCTTCGTGGGCGTCTTCCTGGTCTCTCTCGCGGGACTACTCCCGTTCGGCGGCGTCGTCCAGTTCGCCGCCCTCGTCGTGGGTCTCGGGGCGTTCGCGCTGGCACTCCGCGACCGGATGCCGGACGACGACGAGGGAGGAGACGCGACCGTACGAGAGGAACCCCCGACCGAGGGGTCCCAGCCGGTCTGA
- a CDS encoding DICT sensory domain-containing protein: MTLASILEEAENRRKTVVYHAPEPGDFREQFDVRNVDVEFRKIPNGGPEPFLTILEDGQFRGAITLENLETFLWPPITHPYDVTELSPEYRALFELLDDTVFASLTRRQLLATSREFEDRAWRTGRGAFHVGFQSLSAFRAQAPLYRQMAAETDLDIHVYCDFDGATDEFSDCEVTLHPVSRDGVGRYWFLVFDGGGDDDRKNALVAEQRTEGTFYGVWTYDAALVDSALAELG, encoded by the coding sequence ATGACTCTCGCATCGATACTCGAAGAAGCCGAGAACCGCCGGAAGACGGTGGTCTACCACGCTCCAGAGCCGGGTGACTTCAGAGAGCAGTTCGACGTGCGGAACGTCGACGTCGAGTTCAGGAAGATTCCGAACGGGGGCCCCGAGCCGTTTCTGACGATTCTCGAAGACGGGCAGTTTCGCGGCGCGATAACCCTCGAAAACCTCGAGACGTTTCTCTGGCCGCCGATTACCCACCCGTACGACGTGACGGAACTCTCCCCGGAGTACCGGGCTCTTTTCGAGTTGCTGGACGACACGGTGTTCGCTTCGCTGACGCGGCGGCAACTTCTCGCCACCTCTCGGGAGTTCGAGGACCGCGCCTGGCGCACGGGCCGCGGAGCGTTCCACGTCGGCTTCCAGTCGCTCTCGGCGTTCCGCGCGCAGGCGCCGCTCTACCGTCAGATGGCCGCGGAGACCGACCTCGACATCCACGTCTACTGCGACTTCGACGGCGCGACTGACGAGTTTTCGGACTGCGAGGTGACGCTTCACCCAGTCTCCCGGGACGGCGTGGGGCGATACTGGTTTCTCGTCTTCGACGGCGGGGGCGACGACGACAGAAAGAACGCGCTCGTCGCCGAACAACGGACGGAGGGGACGTTCTACGGCGTCTGGACCTACGACGCCGCTCTCGTCGATTCGGCGCTGGCCGAACTCGGCTGA
- a CDS encoding RNA-binding protein: protein MPRVPFHYVDLRTFCYATEDEKRVEDALRAFLPEEFEVERTVSTGHHGDRIVVLSARVENATDVRHVLARLSDLPDFEGLLDELDDRVTENCELFMRLDKQAAFKGDVRRGGGLTLRAKVEAYPAKKETAVESAREALEQASELDSDD, encoded by the coding sequence ATGCCGCGCGTCCCGTTCCACTACGTAGACCTTCGCACGTTCTGCTACGCGACCGAAGACGAGAAGCGCGTCGAAGACGCGCTTCGAGCCTTTCTCCCCGAGGAGTTCGAGGTCGAACGCACCGTCAGCACCGGCCACCACGGTGACCGAATCGTGGTCCTCTCGGCGCGCGTCGAGAACGCCACCGACGTTCGCCACGTCCTCGCGCGACTCTCGGACCTGCCCGACTTCGAGGGGCTTCTCGACGAACTCGACGACCGAGTCACCGAGAACTGCGAACTGTTCATGCGGTTGGACAAACAGGCCGCGTTCAAAGGCGACGTCCGCCGCGGCGGCGGACTCACGCTCCGCGCGAAAGTCGAAGCCTACCCGGCGAAAAAAGAGACTGCCGTCGAGAGCGCCCGCGAGGCCCTCGAACAGGCTTCGGAGTTGGACTCGGACGACTGA
- a CDS encoding DUF7405 family protein: MFDGGGTSRREFVKAAVAVGGATALSACTSRLDDREPIPRGTTDSDSLPSRQHAWNDVVRRDDDGNVELPRHQVFLYLTLPGDGPPSDEDRRTVESAFRTLDEAYERSNEGVVYSVAYSPRYFSRFDAPLPEGIDLPEPRSLSSFETPEFDRQDALVHLASDRADAVLEAEQALRGESETANGIEVESTLTDVFDVDSRRTGFVGPGMPAERQDGLKGIPDTNPVPEESPLFMGFKAGFAKTQATEDYVTIGEGPFAGGTTKHVSNVRQRLQDWYVEQDFDDRVSEMFSPVHASEGLVEGVGENLGDDSGVTDEMVDDIRDHAMEFGRVGHAQKAARANRDEEGNVRILRRHVESTDDDTASLHFPTLQRRISDFEEVRAAMNGDDLTDVPTIRQRVNNGILEYIFVKHRGNFLVPPRELRALPTPTGDVPGLDG, encoded by the coding sequence ATGTTCGACGGAGGCGGGACGTCCAGACGCGAGTTCGTGAAGGCAGCCGTCGCCGTCGGCGGCGCGACGGCGCTGTCGGCCTGTACGAGCCGCCTCGACGACCGAGAGCCGATTCCGCGAGGGACGACCGACTCCGACTCGCTCCCGAGCAGACAGCACGCGTGGAACGACGTCGTCCGCCGAGACGACGACGGCAACGTGGAACTGCCGCGCCATCAGGTGTTTCTGTATCTGACGCTCCCGGGCGACGGGCCGCCGAGCGACGAGGACCGACGCACCGTCGAGTCCGCCTTCCGAACGCTCGACGAGGCGTACGAACGGAGCAACGAAGGCGTCGTCTACTCCGTCGCTTACTCGCCGCGGTACTTCTCGCGGTTCGACGCTCCCCTTCCGGAGGGCATCGACCTGCCCGAACCGCGGTCGCTATCGTCGTTCGAGACGCCCGAGTTCGACCGACAGGACGCCCTCGTCCACCTCGCCTCGGACCGCGCGGACGCCGTCCTCGAAGCCGAGCAAGCCCTCCGCGGGGAGTCCGAGACGGCCAACGGAATCGAGGTCGAATCGACGTTGACCGACGTGTTCGACGTCGATTCGCGCCGGACGGGGTTCGTCGGGCCGGGGATGCCCGCCGAGAGACAGGACGGGCTGAAGGGGATTCCGGACACCAACCCGGTGCCCGAGGAGTCGCCGCTGTTCATGGGGTTCAAAGCCGGGTTCGCGAAGACGCAGGCGACAGAAGACTACGTCACGATAGGCGAGGGGCCGTTCGCCGGCGGGACGACGAAGCACGTCTCGAACGTCCGCCAACGCCTGCAGGACTGGTACGTCGAACAGGACTTCGACGACCGGGTGTCCGAGATGTTCTCGCCCGTCCACGCGTCGGAGGGACTCGTCGAGGGCGTCGGCGAGAACCTCGGTGACGACAGCGGAGTGACCGACGAGATGGTGGACGACATCCGAGACCACGCGATGGAGTTCGGACGCGTCGGCCACGCGCAGAAGGCCGCGCGAGCGAACCGCGACGAGGAGGGGAACGTCCGCATCCTGCGCCGCCACGTCGAGTCCACGGACGACGACACGGCGAGTCTTCACTTCCCGACGCTCCAACGGCGTATCTCCGACTTCGAGGAGGTCCGAGCGGCGATGAACGGCGACGACCTGACGGACGTGCCCACCATCCGCCAGCGAGTGAACAACGGTATCTTGGAGTATATCTTCGTGAAACACCGCGGGAACTTCCTCGTCCCGCCGCGAGAACTCAGGGCGCTTCCGACGCCGACGGGCGACGTTCCGGGACTGGACGGCTGA
- a CDS encoding thioredoxin family protein, producing the protein MVLKRSDSELSRGDDAPFFSLPGADGRTYSLDSFADAEALLVVFTCNHCPYAEAKREELNHLADSYDGLAVVGINPNDAEEYPDDSYEAMRERVEEGEVRFTAYLRDESQTVAREYGAVCTPDPFLFERTDEGFELVFHSRIDDAMSPDEEPTEYEMRTAVEAVLRDEEIPVEETPSQGCSIKWRDE; encoded by the coding sequence ATGGTCTTGAAACGGTCAGACTCCGAACTGTCCCGCGGCGACGACGCGCCGTTCTTCTCGCTTCCGGGCGCGGACGGGCGGACGTACTCGCTCGACTCCTTCGCCGACGCGGAGGCGTTGCTCGTCGTGTTCACCTGCAACCACTGCCCGTACGCGGAGGCGAAACGCGAGGAGTTGAACCACCTCGCGGACTCCTACGACGGACTCGCCGTCGTCGGCATCAACCCGAACGACGCCGAGGAGTACCCGGACGACTCCTACGAGGCGATGCGCGAACGCGTCGAGGAGGGCGAGGTTCGATTCACCGCCTACCTCCGCGACGAGTCCCAAACCGTCGCCCGAGAGTACGGTGCGGTCTGTACGCCCGACCCGTTCCTCTTCGAACGCACCGACGAGGGCTTCGAACTCGTCTTTCACTCGCGCATCGACGACGCGATGTCCCCCGACGAGGAACCGACGGAGTACGAGATGCGAACCGCCGTCGAAGCGGTGCTGAGAGACGAGGAGATACCCGTAGAGGAGACGCCCTCGCAGGGCTGTTCGATCAAGTGGCGCGACGAGTGA
- a CDS encoding aldo/keto reductase yields the protein MEYTTLGDTGMEVSRICLGCMSFGTSDWREWVLDEEEGKELVDRAIELGINFFDTANMYSEGESERVLGEALEGRRDEAVVATKVYFPMDEENPNSGGLSRKAIEQELDNSLDRLGMDAVDLLQIHRYDHDTPIETTLRALDDAVRRGKARYVGASSMWAHQFADALHTADSLGLERFATMQNHYNLLYREEEREMLPLCEKENVGVIPWSPLARGWVARPHEEAKSTTRGETDELAHGHPYLEGGGREVNERVEELAAEKGVKMAQIGLAWLFHKEWVDAPIVGTTSIEHLEDAVEALDIDLSDSDMEYLEEPYEPVRVSGHD from the coding sequence ATGGAGTATACGACGCTCGGAGACACCGGCATGGAGGTATCGCGAATCTGCCTCGGATGTATGAGTTTCGGCACCAGCGACTGGCGCGAGTGGGTGTTAGACGAAGAGGAGGGGAAGGAACTCGTCGACAGGGCCATCGAACTCGGAATCAACTTCTTCGACACCGCGAACATGTACTCGGAGGGCGAGTCAGAACGCGTCCTCGGAGAGGCGTTGGAGGGCCGCCGCGACGAAGCCGTCGTCGCGACGAAAGTGTACTTCCCGATGGACGAGGAGAACCCGAACTCCGGCGGTCTGTCGCGGAAAGCCATCGAACAGGAACTGGACAACTCCCTCGACAGACTCGGGATGGACGCGGTGGACCTCCTGCAGATTCACCGATACGACCACGACACGCCCATCGAGACGACGCTTCGCGCGTTGGACGACGCCGTCCGCCGCGGGAAGGCGCGGTACGTCGGCGCGTCGTCGATGTGGGCACACCAGTTCGCCGACGCCCTCCACACCGCGGACAGCCTCGGACTCGAACGGTTCGCGACGATGCAGAACCACTACAACCTCCTCTACCGCGAGGAGGAACGCGAGATGCTACCGCTCTGTGAGAAAGAGAACGTCGGCGTCATCCCGTGGTCGCCGCTGGCGCGCGGGTGGGTCGCACGCCCCCACGAGGAGGCAAAGTCCACTACGCGCGGCGAGACTGACGAACTCGCGCACGGCCACCCGTACCTCGAAGGCGGCGGCCGCGAGGTGAACGAACGCGTCGAGGAACTCGCCGCGGAGAAGGGCGTGAAGATGGCCCAGATAGGGCTGGCGTGGCTATTCCACAAAGAGTGGGTGGACGCGCCCATCGTCGGTACGACGAGCATCGAACACCTCGAAGACGCCGTCGAAGCTCTCGATATCGACCTCTCCGATTCAGATATGGAGTATCTCGAAGAGCCCTACGAACCCGTCCGCGTCTCCGGACACGACTGA
- a CDS encoding NUDIX domain-containing protein: protein MTVDGLWFLADEATQSAEQAYHRLRQRHSDFLRRTHTRRVGRRRFRTLARRVKSTGTPYGAQTIVHRDTGEVLLVRHEGAGMWVLPGGELRRGETYREAAERELEEEAGVSADYRGLAMANRIDIACEDHSTWGVLPVFEAAATQLDLSVRDPDGEISAAEWFPLSDLPDGTRDRDDILAWRERART, encoded by the coding sequence ATGACGGTCGACGGCCTCTGGTTTCTCGCCGACGAGGCGACACAGAGCGCGGAACAGGCGTACCACAGACTCAGACAGCGGCATTCGGACTTTCTCCGGCGGACGCACACCCGCCGCGTCGGCAGGCGTCGGTTTCGAACGCTCGCGCGGCGAGTGAAATCCACCGGGACACCCTACGGCGCACAGACCATCGTCCACCGCGACACCGGGGAGGTACTCCTCGTCAGACACGAGGGCGCCGGCATGTGGGTGTTACCTGGCGGCGAACTGCGGCGGGGAGAGACCTACCGCGAGGCGGCGGAACGCGAACTCGAAGAGGAGGCGGGCGTCTCGGCGGACTACCGCGGACTCGCTATGGCGAACCGAATCGACATCGCCTGCGAGGACCACTCGACGTGGGGCGTCCTTCCCGTCTTCGAGGCCGCGGCGACCCAACTCGACCTGTCGGTTCGCGACCCCGACGGCGAGATTTCGGCGGCCGAGTGGTTCCCTCTCTCCGACCTGCCCGACGGCACCCGCGACCGAGACGACATCCTCGCGTGGCGCGAACGCGCGCGGACGTGA
- a CDS encoding 2Fe-2S iron-sulfur cluster-binding protein → MPVIDYRGTEIECERGEVLRDALLAAGETPHNGGSKLLNCRGHATCGTCAVSVEGEVSDPDSRERRRLSAPPHDADSGVRLACQTRVLGDVTVTKHPGFWGQHVDDAETAAGGDQSPE, encoded by the coding sequence ATGCCAGTCATTGACTATCGAGGTACGGAGATAGAGTGCGAGCGGGGAGAGGTCCTCCGGGATGCCCTGTTAGCGGCCGGTGAGACGCCGCACAACGGGGGGTCGAAGCTGCTCAACTGCCGCGGCCACGCGACGTGCGGGACGTGCGCCGTCTCGGTCGAAGGCGAGGTGTCGGACCCCGACTCCCGCGAACGGAGGCGTCTGTCCGCGCCGCCGCACGACGCCGACTCGGGGGTGCGACTCGCCTGTCAGACGCGCGTTCTCGGCGACGTGACGGTCACGAAGCACCCCGGCTTCTGGGGTCAACACGTGGACGACGCGGAGACGGCGGCGGGCGGAGACCAAAGCCCGGAGTGA
- a CDS encoding DUF1918 domain-containing protein: MSFEKEDTVVLHDKHSEFDGEVGTITQVVETMFGDPTYTVSFDDGQEVGISEDQLDAADEDEE, translated from the coding sequence ATGTCCTTCGAAAAAGAAGACACCGTCGTCCTGCACGACAAACACAGCGAGTTCGACGGCGAAGTCGGAACCATCACGCAGGTCGTAGAGACGATGTTCGGCGACCCGACGTACACCGTGAGCTTCGACGACGGACAGGAAGTCGGCATCTCCGAGGACCAACTCGACGCGGCCGACGAAGACGAAGAATAA
- a CDS encoding DoxX family protein codes for MELGDILRRLKRPLLYLMAPAYVVAGVLHFVVPELYVQIVPPVFPAALALVYLSGLAEIAVGIGLLIPRTRRYAAWGTVALLVAVFPANVYMATHGVVVEGMPGGGDPSGLVRWGRLPLQGVLILWALWYTRPPAETDAR; via the coding sequence ATGGAACTCGGCGATATTCTACGCCGTCTCAAGCGGCCGTTGCTCTACCTGATGGCTCCGGCGTACGTCGTCGCGGGCGTACTGCATTTCGTCGTCCCGGAGTTGTACGTCCAGATAGTCCCGCCGGTCTTTCCGGCCGCACTCGCACTCGTGTATCTGTCCGGCCTCGCGGAGATAGCCGTCGGAATCGGGCTGTTGATTCCCCGGACCCGACGGTACGCGGCGTGGGGAACGGTCGCGTTGCTCGTCGCAGTCTTCCCGGCGAACGTCTACATGGCGACCCACGGAGTCGTCGTAGAGGGAATGCCGGGCGGCGGCGACCCATCCGGCCTCGTTCGGTGGGGACGGCTTCCGCTCCAGGGCGTGTTGATTCTGTGGGCGCTCTGGTACACTCGGCCGCCGGCCGAAACAGACGCCCGGTAG